In a genomic window of Pseudomonas mohnii:
- a CDS encoding SdiA-regulated domain-containing protein, translating into MATQPLLTPKPARRSRFAMRWYSWLLLVVVAAYGLAFAMHWDNRGVLWVREQFKSPAERQASVWLPDYRAVIDAKPLPGMEKDEASDLAYDPQTKTLFSVMGKNPFLVELTLQGDVLRKMPLVGWSNPEGVTVLGNGLLAIVDERAHLITIVKVDADTRELNIANFPKYDLGPSKDQNKAFEGVTWDSRNQQLMLGEERPPALFTWKGDGKVLTGDKVKLASHALDMRNLSALAIDPRTGHMLVLSADSHLLLELDKKGAQVSFIALLGGFNGLKNTIPRAEGVTMDEAGTLYMVSEPNLFYRFEKQR; encoded by the coding sequence ATGGCCACCCAACCGCTGCTCACGCCGAAACCTGCCCGTCGTTCGCGCTTCGCCATGCGTTGGTATTCCTGGCTTTTGCTGGTCGTCGTCGCTGCCTACGGCCTCGCGTTTGCCATGCATTGGGACAATCGTGGCGTGTTGTGGGTGCGCGAGCAGTTCAAGAGCCCGGCCGAGCGCCAGGCGAGCGTCTGGCTGCCGGATTATCGCGCGGTGATCGACGCCAAGCCCCTGCCGGGTATGGAAAAGGACGAAGCGTCGGACCTGGCCTACGATCCGCAGACCAAAACCCTGTTTTCGGTCATGGGCAAAAACCCGTTTCTGGTCGAGTTGACGTTGCAGGGCGATGTGCTGCGCAAAATGCCGCTGGTGGGCTGGAGCAATCCGGAAGGCGTCACGGTGCTGGGTAACGGCTTGCTGGCCATTGTCGATGAGCGCGCGCACCTGATAACCATCGTCAAGGTCGATGCCGACACCCGCGAGCTGAACATCGCCAACTTCCCGAAATACGACCTCGGGCCGTCGAAAGACCAGAACAAGGCGTTCGAAGGGGTCACCTGGGACTCGCGCAATCAGCAATTGATGCTGGGCGAAGAGCGCCCGCCAGCATTGTTTACCTGGAAAGGCGACGGCAAGGTGCTGACCGGAGACAAGGTCAAGCTTGCCAGTCATGCTCTGGACATGCGCAATCTCTCGGCCCTGGCCATCGATCCGCGGACCGGGCACATGCTGGTGCTGTCCGCCGATTCCCACCTGTTGCTGGAGCTGGATAAAAAGGGCGCGCAGGTCAGCTTCATTGCCCTGCTGGGTGGTTTCAATGGCCTGAAAAATACCATTCCCCGCGCTGAAGGCGTGACCATGGACGAGGCCGGCACGCTGTACATGGTGAGTGAGCCCAACCTGTTCTACCGCTTCGAAAAACAACGCTGA
- the serA gene encoding phosphoglycerate dehydrogenase: MSKTSLDKSKIKFLLLEGVHQSAVDVLKAAGYTSIEYLTGSLPEAQLKEKIADAHFIGIRSRTQLTEEIFDHAKKLVAVGCFCIGTNQVDLDAARERGIAVFNAPYSNTRSVAELVLAEAILLLRGIPEKNASCHRGGWIKSAANSFEIRGKKLGIVGYGSIGTQLSVLAEGLGMQVYFYDTVTKLPLGNATQVGSLNELLGMSDIVTLHVPETAATQWMIGEKEIRAIKKGGILINAARGTVVELDHLAAAIKDKHLIGAAIDVFPVEPRSNDEEFESPLRGLDNVILTPHIGGSTAEAQANIGLEVAEKLVKYSDNGTSVSSVNFPEVALPAHPGKHRLLHIHENIPGVMSEINKVFAENGINISGQFLQTNEKVGYVVIDVDAEYSELAQEKLQHVNGTIRSRVLF, from the coding sequence ATGAGCAAGACTTCTCTCGATAAGAGCAAGATCAAGTTCCTTCTTCTCGAAGGCGTCCACCAATCGGCTGTCGACGTCCTCAAGGCGGCGGGCTACACCAGCATCGAGTACCTCACAGGTTCTCTGCCGGAAGCCCAGCTCAAGGAAAAGATCGCAGATGCTCACTTCATCGGCATTCGCTCGCGCACTCAACTGACCGAAGAGATCTTCGATCACGCGAAAAAGCTCGTGGCTGTAGGGTGTTTCTGCATTGGCACCAACCAGGTCGACCTGGACGCGGCCCGCGAGCGCGGTATCGCTGTGTTCAACGCACCGTACTCCAACACGCGTTCCGTTGCCGAGCTGGTGCTGGCCGAGGCAATCCTGTTGCTGCGCGGCATCCCTGAGAAGAACGCTTCCTGCCACCGTGGCGGCTGGATCAAGAGCGCGGCCAACTCCTTCGAAATCCGTGGCAAGAAGCTGGGCATCGTCGGCTACGGCTCGATCGGTACTCAACTGTCGGTCCTGGCTGAAGGCCTGGGCATGCAGGTGTACTTCTACGACACCGTGACCAAGCTGCCATTGGGTAACGCCACCCAGGTCGGCAGCCTGAACGAGCTGCTGGGCATGTCCGACATCGTGACCCTGCACGTGCCGGAAACCGCTGCGACCCAATGGATGATCGGCGAGAAGGAAATCCGCGCCATCAAGAAGGGCGGCATCCTGATCAACGCCGCGCGCGGCACCGTGGTCGAACTGGACCACCTGGCCGCTGCCATCAAGGACAAGCACCTGATCGGCGCTGCCATCGACGTATTCCCGGTGGAGCCACGCTCCAACGACGAAGAGTTCGAAAGCCCGCTGCGTGGCCTGGACAACGTGATCCTGACCCCGCACATCGGTGGTTCCACCGCCGAGGCGCAAGCCAACATCGGTCTGGAAGTGGCAGAAAAACTGGTCAAGTACAGCGACAACGGTACCTCGGTATCGTCCGTGAACTTCCCGGAAGTGGCCCTGCCGGCTCACCCTGGCAAGCACCGCCTGTTGCACATCCACGAGAACATTCCGGGTGTGATGAGCGAGATCAACAAGGTCTTCGCCGAAAACGGCATCAACATTTCCGGTCAGTTCCTGCAGACCAACGAGAAAGTCGGCTACGTGGTTATCGACGTAGACGCCGAGTACTCGGAGCTGGCGCAAGAGAAGCTGCAACACGTCAACGGCACCATCCGTAGCCGCGTGTTGTTCTAG
- a CDS encoding fumarylacetoacetate hydrolase family protein: protein MSYQHQYVDGTRIHFPLGKVVCIGRNYAEHAKELDNPVPTEPLLFIKPGSCVVPLEGGFSIPADRGSVHYEAEIAVLIGKPLSTKPSREEVLDAISGFAPALDLTLRDKQAELKSKGLPWEIAKSFDGAAVIAPFVSGSTFADLTDIGIRLTINGEVRQDGNSSAMLNPIVPMIQHMAGCFSLQAGDVILTGTPVGVGPLNVGDEIVLELPGASRFTSSVR from the coding sequence ATGAGCTATCAGCACCAGTATGTCGACGGTACGCGTATTCATTTCCCGCTGGGGAAAGTGGTGTGCATCGGCCGTAACTACGCGGAACACGCCAAGGAACTGGATAACCCGGTCCCGACCGAGCCATTGCTGTTCATCAAGCCGGGCAGTTGCGTGGTGCCTCTGGAAGGTGGTTTCAGCATTCCGGCCGACCGCGGTTCGGTGCATTACGAGGCGGAAATCGCGGTGTTGATCGGCAAGCCATTGTCGACCAAGCCAAGCCGTGAAGAAGTGCTCGACGCCATCTCCGGTTTCGCCCCGGCCCTGGACCTGACCCTGCGCGACAAGCAGGCCGAGCTGAAATCCAAGGGCCTGCCCTGGGAAATCGCCAAGTCCTTCGACGGCGCGGCGGTGATTGCACCGTTCGTATCCGGCAGCACCTTCGCCGACCTCACCGACATCGGCATTCGCCTGACCATCAACGGCGAAGTTCGCCAGGATGGCAACAGCAGCGCGATGCTCAACCCGATCGTGCCGATGATCCAGCACATGGCAGGCTGCTTCTCGCTGCAGGCCGGTGATGTGATCCTCACTGGCACGCCAGTGGGCGTGGGGCCGTTGAATGTCGGTGATGAGATTGTCCTGGAACTGCCGGGCGCCAGCCGCTTCACCAGTAGCGTTCGTTAG
- a CDS encoding FAD-binding oxidoreductase produces the protein MTNPALIDELKTLVEPGKVLTDADSLNAYGKDWTKHFAPAPTAIVFPKTTEQVQAIVLWANKHKVALVPSGGRTGLSAAAVAANGEVVVSFDYMNQILDVNLTDRTAVCQPGVVTEHLQNVAEENGLYYPVDFASAGSSQIGGNIGTNAGGIKVIRYGMTRNWVAGMKVVTGKGDVLELNRDLIKNATGYDMRQLFIGAEGTLGFVVEATMRLDRAPKNLTAMVLGTADFDSIMPVLHAFQSKLDLTAFEFFSDKALAKVMARGDVPAPFETDCPFYALLEFEATTEEVANHALETFEHCVEQGWVLDGVMSQSETQLQNLWKLREYISETISHWTPYKNDISVTVSKVPAFLKEIDAIVGEHYPDFEIVWFGHIGDGNLHLNILKPDNLSKDEFFAKCATVNKWVFETVEKYNGSISAEHGVGMTKRDYLTYSRSPVEIEYMKAVKAVFDPNGIMNPGKIFAV, from the coding sequence ATGACCAATCCTGCCCTGATTGATGAGCTGAAGACCCTGGTTGAGCCCGGCAAGGTGCTGACCGATGCCGACTCCCTGAATGCTTACGGTAAGGATTGGACCAAGCATTTTGCCCCGGCCCCGACCGCCATCGTGTTCCCGAAGACCACCGAACAGGTCCAGGCCATTGTCCTGTGGGCGAATAAACACAAGGTGGCACTGGTGCCATCCGGTGGCCGTACCGGGCTTTCCGCCGCCGCCGTGGCCGCTAATGGCGAAGTGGTCGTGTCGTTCGACTACATGAACCAGATTCTCGATGTGAACCTCACCGACCGCACCGCCGTGTGTCAGCCGGGCGTGGTGACCGAGCATTTGCAGAACGTGGCCGAAGAAAACGGCCTGTACTACCCGGTTGACTTCGCTTCGGCAGGTTCGAGCCAGATTGGTGGCAATATCGGCACCAATGCCGGCGGAATCAAGGTGATTCGCTACGGCATGACCCGTAACTGGGTGGCCGGCATGAAAGTGGTCACCGGCAAGGGCGACGTGCTGGAACTCAACCGCGACCTGATCAAGAACGCCACCGGCTACGACATGCGTCAGCTGTTCATCGGCGCCGAGGGCACCCTCGGATTTGTGGTCGAAGCGACCATGCGTCTGGATCGGGCACCTAAAAATCTCACCGCGATGGTCCTCGGCACAGCCGATTTCGACTCGATCATGCCGGTGCTGCACGCGTTCCAGAGCAAGCTCGACCTGACCGCCTTCGAATTCTTCTCCGATAAAGCCCTGGCCAAAGTCATGGCCCGTGGCGACGTGCCGGCGCCGTTCGAAACCGATTGCCCGTTCTACGCACTGCTCGAATTTGAAGCGACGACCGAAGAAGTGGCCAATCACGCGCTGGAAACCTTCGAGCACTGCGTCGAGCAGGGCTGGGTGCTGGACGGCGTGATGAGCCAAAGCGAAACCCAGCTGCAGAATTTGTGGAAACTGCGCGAATACATCTCCGAAACCATTTCCCACTGGACGCCATACAAAAACGACATTTCGGTCACTGTGTCGAAAGTCCCGGCGTTCCTTAAGGAAATTGACGCGATCGTCGGCGAACACTACCCGGATTTCGAAATCGTCTGGTTCGGTCACATCGGTGACGGCAACCTGCACCTGAACATCCTCAAGCCCGACAACCTGAGCAAGGACGAGTTCTTCGCCAAGTGCGCGACCGTCAACAAGTGGGTATTCGAAACCGTCGAGAAGTACAACGGTTCGATCTCTGCCGAACACGGTGTTGGCATGACCAAGCGTGATTACTTGACCTACAGCCGTTCCCCGGTTGAGATCGAGTACATGAAGGCCGTCAAAGCGGTGTTCGACCCGAACGGCATCATGAACCCGGGCAAGATTTTCGCTGTTTGA